The Streptomyces sp. NL15-2K genome contains a region encoding:
- a CDS encoding polyprenyl synthetase family protein produces the protein MSALTARVRGRSIITRLALRDSLLERRMLRRLEQVETRLLECAREADDPRLAEIVGHLIGAGGKRLRPLLTLLGAEFGDLRTAGVVEAAVVSELIHTASLHHDDVMDEGLVRHGVTSVNARWGNIVAVRSGNWLLAKAAQLSAGLTSAAIPLQAEASERLVRGQIRELVGPDLPEERLSHYYGVISDKSASLISLSLRLGAVQAGAPARVGEALAEYGEHLGVAFQISDDLLDITSPSAELGKEQGKDLAVGVAGLPVLLVLDDVRSEDGELRALLSDPGGLRGERHLRALALLQRSDAMGRARTLMDGRLARARATLAALPSGPPRRVLDALCDFVATRTA, from the coding sequence ATGTCCGCGCTGACTGCGAGGGTGCGAGGCCGGTCGATCATCACTCGGCTCGCCCTGCGGGATAGTCTCTTGGAACGCCGCATGCTCAGGCGCCTGGAGCAGGTGGAGACCCGGCTGCTCGAGTGCGCGCGCGAGGCGGACGACCCGCGTCTGGCCGAGATCGTCGGCCACCTGATCGGTGCGGGCGGCAAGCGGCTGCGGCCGCTGCTCACTCTGCTCGGTGCCGAGTTCGGCGATTTACGGACCGCCGGCGTCGTCGAGGCGGCCGTGGTGTCCGAACTCATCCACACGGCTTCGCTCCACCACGACGACGTCATGGACGAGGGCCTCGTCCGCCACGGGGTCACCAGCGTCAACGCCCGCTGGGGCAACATCGTCGCCGTCAGGTCGGGCAACTGGCTGCTCGCCAAGGCCGCCCAGCTGTCGGCCGGACTGACGTCCGCGGCGATCCCGCTCCAGGCCGAGGCCTCGGAACGCCTCGTGCGGGGCCAGATACGGGAACTGGTCGGCCCGGACCTCCCCGAGGAGCGCCTCTCCCACTACTACGGCGTGATCTCCGACAAGTCGGCCTCGTTGATCTCCCTCTCCCTGCGGCTCGGCGCGGTCCAGGCGGGCGCGCCCGCTCGCGTGGGGGAGGCACTCGCGGAGTACGGCGAACACCTGGGTGTGGCCTTCCAGATATCCGACGACCTGCTCGACATCACCTCGCCCTCCGCGGAGCTCGGCAAGGAGCAGGGCAAGGACCTCGCGGTCGGAGTGGCGGGCCTGCCCGTCCTGCTGGTGCTCGACGACGTGCGGTCCGAGGACGGCGAACTGCGCGCCCTGCTGTCCGATCCCGGAGGGCTGCGCGGGGAGCGGCACCTGAGGGCGCTCGCTCTGCTCCAGCGGTCCGATGCGATGGGCCGGGCCCGGACGCTCATGGACGGGCGGCTGGCCAGAGCGCGGGCGACGCTGGCCGCGCTGCCGTCGGGCCCGCCGCGGCGGGTCCTCGACGCGCTCTGCGACTTCGTGGCGACCCGTACCGCATAG
- a CDS encoding IS30 family transposase, translating to MDFEIRKDRERPQGRKKLAREREAYSRLMQQGVSNREACRIVGIDRRTGQKWRNGRQAYGNRKALPPINAVAAPCGPSRYLREEDRIHIADRLREKATVRAIAAELGRSPSTVSREIRRNRHPTGGQYRPHAAQARADARRPRPKPGKIGQNPQLRNFIQDHLDLRWSPEQICQALRARFPQRPEMHVVHETVYQALYVQGRGELRRELARALRTGRARRRPRRQAQQRRPRFATPMVMISERPAEAEDRAVPGHWEGDLIIGKDGKSAIGTLVERATRYVMLLHLPGDHGAESVRDALVTTVRTLPSHLRRSLTWDQGSEMGSHGAFTIATDVPVYFCDPASPWQRGSNENTNGLLRQYFPKGTDLAVHTREHLDAVAAELNGRPRKTLGRETPAERLHKLLTA from the coding sequence ATGGACTTCGAGATCCGTAAGGACCGGGAGAGGCCTCAGGGCAGGAAGAAGCTCGCCAGGGAGCGGGAGGCATACTCCCGGCTCATGCAGCAGGGTGTGAGCAACCGGGAAGCGTGCCGGATCGTCGGGATCGACCGCCGGACCGGCCAGAAGTGGCGCAACGGTCGTCAGGCATACGGTAACCGGAAGGCGCTGCCACCGATCAACGCGGTGGCAGCGCCCTGCGGGCCGTCCCGGTACCTGCGCGAGGAAGACCGCATTCACATCGCCGACCGGCTGCGGGAGAAGGCGACCGTGCGGGCGATAGCCGCGGAGCTGGGCCGCAGCCCGTCGACGGTCAGCCGGGAGATCCGCCGCAACCGTCACCCGACGGGCGGCCAGTACCGCCCGCACGCGGCCCAGGCCCGTGCCGATGCCCGCCGGCCCCGTCCGAAGCCCGGGAAGATCGGCCAGAACCCGCAGCTGCGCAACTTCATCCAGGACCACCTGGACCTACGGTGGAGCCCGGAGCAGATCTGTCAGGCTCTGCGGGCACGGTTTCCCCAGCGGCCGGAGATGCACGTGGTCCACGAGACGGTCTACCAGGCCCTCTACGTCCAGGGCCGGGGTGAGCTGCGCCGCGAACTGGCCCGCGCCCTGCGCACCGGACGCGCCCGGCGCAGACCTCGCCGCCAGGCCCAGCAGCGCCGGCCCCGGTTCGCCACCCCGATGGTCATGATCAGCGAGCGTCCGGCCGAAGCCGAGGACCGGGCGGTCCCCGGGCACTGGGAGGGCGATCTCATCATCGGCAAGGACGGAAAGTCGGCGATCGGTACCCTGGTCGAGCGGGCCACCCGCTACGTCATGCTCCTGCATCTGCCCGGCGACCACGGCGCCGAGAGCGTTCGCGACGCGCTGGTCACCACGGTCCGGACCCTGCCGTCCCACCTGCGACGGTCCCTGACGTGGGACCAGGGCTCGGAAATGGGCAGCCACGGCGCGTTCACCATCGCCACCGACGTCCCGGTCTACTTCTGCGATCCGGCCAGCCCCTGGCAGCGCGGCTCGAACGAGAACACCAACGGCCTGCTCCGGCAGTACTTCCCCAAGGGCACCGACCTCGCCGTCCACACCCGCGAGCACCTCGACGCCGTCGCCGCCGAGCTGAACGGCCGCCCACGCAAAACGCTCGGCCGGGAAACCCCAGCCGAGCGCCTGCATAAACTGCTCACCGCCTGA
- a CDS encoding NAD(P)H-dependent oxidoreductase, whose product MPTLLHLDCSARPESVSRQISAEFATAWRSAHPDGRVVHRDLTATPARHVDAAHIELVTRLETAGTVDLDEARGVARNATERRSWRHSWEMIDELLACDVLLIGLPMYNFSVPSTFKAWFDRVAIPPLIVDSRTGKGPLSGLRTVVATARGGSYGPGSPRHGDDFQEPYLRAAFRMVGLADDLQFLHAEMTKSGYVPQLASYRKTAIDSLRQAVERAREIARD is encoded by the coding sequence ATGCCCACTCTGCTCCATCTCGACTGTAGCGCCCGGCCCGAGTCCGTCTCCCGGCAGATCTCCGCGGAGTTCGCCACAGCCTGGCGCTCGGCCCACCCGGACGGCAGGGTCGTCCACCGTGACCTGACGGCCACTCCCGCCCGCCACGTCGACGCGGCCCACATCGAGCTGGTCACCCGGCTCGAGACGGCGGGCACGGTCGACCTGGACGAGGCGCGTGGGGTGGCACGGAACGCCACGGAGCGCAGGAGCTGGCGGCACAGCTGGGAGATGATCGACGAGCTCCTGGCCTGTGATGTCCTGTTGATCGGGCTGCCGATGTACAACTTCTCCGTCCCCTCCACTTTCAAGGCGTGGTTCGACCGGGTCGCCATCCCGCCGCTGATCGTGGACTCGCGGACCGGCAAGGGTCCGTTGTCCGGGCTGCGGACCGTGGTCGCCACGGCGCGCGGCGGGAGTTACGGACCTGGCTCGCCGCGCCACGGGGACGATTTCCAGGAGCCCTATCTGCGGGCCGCGTTCCGCATGGTGGGACTCGCCGACGATCTGCAGTTCCTGCATGCCGAGATGACGAAGTCCGGCTATGTTCCCCAGCTGGCCTCTTACCGGAAGACCGCCATCGACTCGCTCAGGCAGGCGGTGGAACGCGCCCGCGAGATCGCGCGCGACTGA